The Macaca nemestrina isolate mMacNem1 chromosome 17, mMacNem.hap1, whole genome shotgun sequence genome contains the following window.
CAACCGCTACAGCATTGTCTCTTCAGAAGAAGACGGTATGAAGTTGGCCACCATGGCAGTTGCAAATGGCTTTGGGAACGGGAAGAGTAAAGTCCACACCCGACAACAGTGCAGGAGCCGCTTTGTGAAGAAAGATGGTCACTGTAACGTTCAGTTCATCAATGTGGGTGAGAAGGGGCAACGGTACCTCGCAGACATCTTCACCACGTGTGTGGACATTCGCTGGCGGTGGATGCTGGTTATCTTCTGCCTGGCTTTCGTCCTGTCATGGCTGTTTTTTGGCTGTGTGTTTTGGTTGATAGCTCTGCTCCATGGGGACCTGGATGCATCCAAAGAGGGCAAAGCTTGTGTGTCCGAAGTCAACAGCTTCACGGCTGCCTTCCTCTTCTCCATTGAGACCCAGACAACCATAGGCTATGGTTTCAGGTGTGTCACGGATGAATGCCCAATTGCTGTTTTCATGGTGGTGTTCCAGTCAATCGTGGGCTGCATCATTGATGCTTTCATCATTGGTGCAGTCATGGCCAAGATGGCAAAGCCAAAGAAGAGAAACGAGACTCTCGTCTTCAGTCACAATGCTGTGATTGCCATGAGAGATGGCAAGCTGTGTTTGATGTGGCGAGTGGGCAATCTTCGGAAAAGCCACTTGGTGGAAGCTCATGTCCGAGCACAGCTCCTCAAATCCAGAATCACTTCTGAAGGGGAGTATATCCCTCTGGATCAAATAGACATCAATGTTGGGTTTGACAGTGGAATCGATCGTATATTTCTGGTGTCCCCAATCACTATAGTCCATGAAATAGATGAAGACAGTCCTTTATATGATTTGAGTAAACAGGACATTGACAATGCAGACTTTGAAATCGTGGTCATACTGGAAGGCATGGTGGAAGCCACTGCCATGACGACACAGTGCCGTAGCTCTTATCTAGCAAATGAAATCCTGTGGGGCCACCGCTATGAGCCTGTGCTCTTTGAAGAGAAGCACTACTACAAAGTGGACTATTCCAGGTTCCACAAAACTTACGAAGTCCCCAACACTCCCCTTTGCAGTGCAAGAGACttagcagaaaagaaatacatcCTCTCAAATGCGAATTCATTTTGCTATGAAAATGAAGTTGCCCTCACAAGCAAAGAGGAAGATGACAGTGAAAACGGAGTTCCAGAAAGCACTAGTACGGACACGCCCCCTGACATAGACCTTCACAACCAGGCAAGTGTACCTCTAGAGCCCAGGCCCTTACGGCGAGAGTCGGAGATATGACTGACTGATTCCTCCTCTGGAATAGTTACTTTACAACACGGTCTGTTGGTCAGAGGCCCAAAACAGTTATACAGATGACGGTACTGGTCAAGATGGGTCAAGCAAGCGGCCACAAGGGACTGAGGCAAGCACAATGGTTTCAAAGaaagactgtaagctccatgattAGCATAAAGCACTAACCATGCCTCCATTGTGACCCAATGGCACATAGATGTTGTAGAATAAGTTATgggtttttatgttttgttttgtgtttttccaaAACTTGAACTTGCAGGCAAGCCTTGGTTGGGTATTTGATTTATCCAGAATGCTTCTCTTTAGGGAACAAGGATGTTTTTAATGGCATAACAAAGGCAAGACTCTGCCTTAATTTTTGAAAAGCTGCTAACTACATGAACacaaatgtgtatttttgttgCAGTGTAGTTTTCCTTCTGTGTAATTTTAAAGTCAGTGTTGAACTTGATTGAAAGCTCATGATGCGCTTCAAAGTGGCAAGTATTTGGCTATCAACTGCCAAAACAAGAGCCTGATTTTTTGAGGCCAGTAATTTGTTTgctagaattgattttttttctctctctctttgttacaTAAGGGCATTATGTAACACTAGCCAAATGGTAGCCTctgggttgttgtttttttttttttcctccatgatGTTAATGGGTTATCTCAAATTTTAAGTTAAACTACCTAAAATAAATACCAAAGATAATGCATATTTTTGCACAGTGGAGCTTacacttaaaagaaaacaaagccccATGGGCTGCCTTGAAATCAAGAGACAATAACTTTGAACCTCAGCAAGACCTTGAACCGCCGGTTCATTGTGCACCTTATTCAGAAAATAGAGCATCATATTCACCGAGTCTAGTCAGTgtagtgctttttaaaattttgtcctttcatgtaactttttttattttaagaggaagaagaagaaaggggcagtaaaattcacatacacacaatacCAACATCCATCCTTTCCTGCTAGGCAGTGCTGGCCAGGCTCATGTGTAGTGTGCGAGATGGTGATGTACTCTTACATGTTTCTGGGCCTTCCCTTTTGCACATTCCAAAATTCATTTCATAAGATCTTCATAGGACCTCCTTGGCATCCTGGCATTCTCAAAACTGAGCCATCCAGCATGAAAGATAAATGGGTGTAAACCCTTGCTGCTGAATTTATTGCCTGGACTGTCAGGACATCGCCAGCCCACCTTCACCTTAGAGGAGATGCCACACCTGGCCTCCACGCTTGTTCCTCTGATCAGTCTGTCTGGAGTGAGTCCTACAGTGTCAGATAGGGTGGTGAATGCCAAAGCGGGGAAACGGGGAGGTGTGGACAAACCAATCTGATGCAGCACTTCAGATCAAGTATTTAGGAGGAAGAGGAAACTTGCCTTTTTTATGGCAGAGGAGAGTAATGAAAATGTCTCAGTATTTTAGGGTCAAAGAGAGtcataaaaatacaacataatgACAAGTAAAGGAGATAATGGTCTAAaaaggctatttcccttttctgtGTGCATACTTATGATTGAATGTGAGCTAAGCATTGTCTCCTGTGGAGCCCTAGAGCAGGTTACTAAGGAAGGACACATTGTTTTCCAGAAGCCTCCCCTGCCTGGCTGACTGCCTTGctagacacatttttttttttttttcttctcactgtAGCTCAATAAtggaactctttttttgtttttttttgtttttttttttttaatttaaaattcccTATTTGTGAATTCTGGGGttactgacttttctttttaattggagTCTCAAAATCAACTCTCTTATGGTATTATATCTCTGTATGCCATTAAAAAACAGCTTGTTCTAGAATCACATATTTTGTAAATTGATGTTTGTGATGGTCTCTGGTTCTTGAACAGCCATATCTGAATGCCGTGCCTGCAAAACTATGACAATTTTTGCTGTTTTCAGCCTTCAGATTTGATGGCTTTGAAAACTGAGGTGTTATTTTCAATGAAACCGAGAAAGAGATGTTAAGCAAGTGGTTGTTTTAGATCCAAATGTTAAGGCAGGTTTGGGAAGGTGTTTAAAGAGTTGGAGGAATTGGGGATTGAGTGGACAAGAAAACTTACAGAAGAGGCAACAATTTGGTTCTTGACAGTGAGAGGATATTGAGGGCTTCAGCTGCTGCTATTATGATGTTTtgcaaaggaaaataatcaaaCCAAAGAGTATTCAGTGATATGTAAATTAAATGAAGATACAGTGGAGAATGGGGGTGGCCACAAAAGAGGCTCCCCCTAAACACAGAGTGCTGCCACTTAAAAAGACTTGAGAAATTTGAAAGGGGGTGGGTATGGGGGGGGGGgcaagaaagagggagggaaatcTTTCAACTTAtttctgaaaaagagaaaaaaatataaaatttctggTGCACAGGTTTgttttttcaagaaaattttgCAGAAGCTATGtttttaaagtgtacattttataaagtttatcagatattttcatatttaaagcCAAATGTAAATAGAGgtctgtaaagaaaaataattgccaTAGAAAGTATAATGTCAGTGCAGCAATGTCTGAGAGCTAGTACCTATATGCTACGGGTTAGCATGGTTTTAGCAAATATATACCAGCCTTATAAGGTTCGTATTGCTATGttcttctgttatttatttcagCATGGACTGTTCATTTGAAACCTTTTTCTAGTTATTAGCATTTTAACAGTTACAAGCTTTAAAtggcaattttttctttctttctttcttttttttttttttttttgtcaagagCCAAGACACAGGTAATGCACGACATTCATTGCTGCATTTTACCTTCAAAATATTTGTCCTTCTTGACTGGGTCTCCTTAATTAGTGTACACATGTCATTAGAATGCAGATGGAGGGGACTCACCGTGAATATCTGGGGTCGATTCCCAGATGTGTGTTGCTTCTCTATTGCAAGCAGATTCCCTGTTGAATTTACTTAGGATTTATTCCCTTTTAAAGAATTTTTGCCCATATCTGGAAGGGCACTATATTTTTGGGGGGAGCCATAGATTCCTGGTtatcctatttttaaataaaatgtagacaAAGTGAATTCTATTTTGATTATTGAGAAAGGAGTAGTTTTCTATCCCTCTAAGAGTATACTTGAATCAGACATTTTAAGGATGTCACTATAGCACTGTTGTCATTTTCAAATTCCTAGAAaagtttgttttactttgtttttattctgttaatgcattctttcttctctttacttcctttcttcccaATACACTCCTACCCCAAGTCTTGATGTTTATTTGATGAGCTCTGTCCCGTAAATCGTATTTCCCTTACAATTAATAAATGTCActtcatattttataataaaccaCTCAGTAAAAGCAAAAGCTTGTCCTGAGAAGTAGAGTGAGTTCTTTTTCACTCTGTGTCTAATAATGttcaggtgaaaaaaaaaagtgtggcgTAGTTACCTGCCCATCCCTAACCCTCAGCAAAGTAGAATCTCTTTTCTAGTAATTTTGAGTTTCAGCTCTGGGCTCTGGCAAGTTGAACAATCCTAGCCATTGACAATCGTGATagttattattttcccatttgctGTCTTTTTGTATCTAAAGTCTTCCTATTGTACTGCACAAACCATggattgtacatatttttatatattatgttattttattatttctaaataaaaaaattaaaaattgaaaacaaattggTGGAAGAATCTTTGGGCTTCCTGTATGATTACTCTAGAAACACCATAAAGCAAATGTTCCCAAACAATAGAACATAAACCCTGAGAGGTTAGATGAATAGAGCCATAGAAATGGCAACAGACAGGTGCAGTGGGGTGGCAGATTAGTTTAATTCAAGTTTGAGGAAGTCAAgctcatgttttgtttttggataCAACAGCCTAGGTAGAAAGGGAATAGAAAAGACCAATAaactagccaaaaaaaaaaaaaaaaaaaactaacaaaaatattatGAAGTTTAGATTTTGATTCTCTGTTTAATGGGTGATAATGTGTAGTTACTCTTTATTGAGTCTCAACTATGTGTAGAGTTCTTGCATTACctattatttttatctcattCCCACAGAAACCAAATCAGGatgttattattttgtattatagaTTAAGACTTGGCAAATAAGTTCTGTAAAGGGCCAGGCAATAAGTATTGTTTGGCTTTATGAACCAGAGGGTCTCTGTCTCAACTATGCAAATTCAGCCTTGTGATGTGAAAGCAGTTACAGACAGTATGAAAACAAATGGTATGGctgtgtttcaaaaaatttttactAACTTCTACAGCCAGCGGGCTAGATTTGGCTCATGGCCAGTAGTGTGTTGACCCCTGTtttaggtgaagaaactgagtaTGAATTTTAAAGCTAATGAATCAGTGAGGTAGTATTTGAATTCCAGTTTTACCTGCATCTAAACCTAATTTTATCCACTCAATTATATATCGTTTCAGGTCACAAAGCTACCAAGGATATGTAGTCCCAAAGGAAATGCCACTTTCTCTGGcagatttgaaataaataaatgtttttcaaggTTGGAAATACGGAGAAAATTTGCATTCTAAAATATGGGTTGTACCttgctattttttctttaatatggtaattattatttatatttcaaatatgacTCTAAATCCTTTCTAAGTACTAAGTAATTTAGTCTTAACAGCAACTCTATGGAATAGGctgtattattatcctcatttaagaaatgaagaaactaaggctcagagaggttaagcaccTTGTCCAAGTACGTACATGAATTATTAGTGCTGAGACTTAAACTGAGGCCACTCAATACTAGGTGGTGGGTTTTTGTGACTACTCTATGCACTTTCTTTTCGTACATATGCTTGGTAAAAGCTTCAACATTTAAGGCCTTtctgcttttcagtttttatcctTTTCATTAATGAAAATACATCCTTTTTGTTTGCACAGCATACATTAGTGCAGAATTCTTGCCTTGTTCATAACCTGTTCCTAAATTCCTCATTTAATGTTTGGTGAGAAGAGAACAACTTACAAGGAGTAGAATAATTACAAACACTGGTTGTGGGATTTGGGTACATTTCAAACTTAAGATTAATTTCAATTAACGAGGAATTGTTTAGGTCTGTCTCCAGGCGAAACCACAAAGTTCTGTTACTAACCAAGCTGCAGGCACCCGACCACATTCACACTTTTGCTTTCTGCCCATGACAGCCAAAGGTGTAACACAATCCTCTGGGCAATTGAGATAATTAAGCAAGACCAGTTATGGTAACGCTAGGCAGTGAGTTGCATGCTATAAAGgcctctattttttattttattaaatacgtatacaaaaagaaaaggcaagggaGGAATTTCAGAGTCCTTTTGCTTGGACTGTCTTTTGAGTGACAAGTGAGGCAAGACCTCCAAGCTCTAGCCTTCAGAAGCAGCAGCTTCCCAGGTCAtacccacaaagaaaaaaacaaatttccgTCTAGAAATCTTCATTTTCAAGCTAGCAAAACtgattaaataaatcatatttgtTTGCCCAAatttgagtgaataaataaacacataaataaataaaggacggCTAGCTCTATGTGCTTTAAATGAAGTAAGGAACCAAATCCATGATCAGCTTGTTTCAGGACCTCAGTGTTTCTTCAGAATATTTCAGACCATGGAGCTGAGTGACCTAATGATTAGTCACTATCTGAGGGTTGTTATAAtgattttataaaaagagaaatatctaaTTACAAGGTAGTACTGCACAGCACGAGTAGAATGAGAGTATCAGAATGCCTGGCTTAGGAATTGGGTGTCCAACTGTCCTGATTTGCCTGGGACTCAGGGGTTTTCCAGAGTGCAAGACTTTCAGTGCTGAAACTGGAAAAGCTCTGGGCAAACCAAGGGAGTCGGTCATCCTCCTTTGGAAAGTAGAGAAGTAGAATGGCTGGGGGAAAGGGGGAGACCCACTAGTTAAGAATGCGGAAGGGAGGAATTGAAGCAAGGTAAACCAGAGGTAGCACGTTAGTGTTACTAAACAGAATAATAATGGTGAATAGTGACTTAGGAAATGGCTCTCTCCAACTAACTGAAATTTGTCGCCTCAAgggcattttttttgttttggaggaaTGGTTTTCTAAAATATTGTACAATTATCTGCCTTATTcaaaagataatatatattatttaacatttcctTATGTGACTCAAGCTAATATGTGCACCTCTTTCTGATGGGATatgctttttaatctttctttagCATGAAACCAGCAGCTAATATTTCGTCCACTGCCAGAATTCCCCTGGTACTAGTTTGTTTTCTGCTCCTTACTCTTTGTGTCAAATAAATCATAGGTTATTATGACATAGGTTATTATGACATAGGTTATTGtatcatatatgatataatatagcATATATGATAAGTTTATCATATATCATATCGTATCTTATATAATGTAGATTATCAGAGAGGATATCCCATAATCCTCTATGACTAATATCATAGGTAATAGCAGGGAGGTTCAGAAGGCCCAGAGGAGACAAACGACCTGGCTTCAGTGCAggggttttattttcattgtattgaTTTTCAGagatcttttttatttcaggTTCGAGATTATATTCTAAGAGGTTGAGGCAATTAAGGAGCTTGACTTTAGAAAATTCTATTCAACTCAACCAAAAATTTGTTAAGCAATTATTATGTAGTACTGGGCACTCAGAGTTTTCTATATGAACTTGGTCTCCAATCAATCACAACTTAGAAAATGGGTGGTatggttatatatttattttgtcttaaaaaCTAACAAAAGTAACTGGGTTTTAGATATAAAAAGTTTGTGTATAACAATAACTACCAATTACCGAGTACTTAGATTAAATATCTTTGCAGGGAAGTCACTGTGGATTCTAGTATTTTTGAAACACCCTATTGGGAATCGTTTTCAGAGCAcatcatttgaatattttatttgtgacaattttttttataactttttggTTAAGGTtaaattctatatttagaaaaatccAGAACTCAATCGGAACCACATTTAAGtgacaaagttggataattaagaTCGCAAATATCATGTCCTACAAAACAACAAATGAGTGACTATAAAGAACATGTAATTAATGAGATGGTTTGGTTGTTTAATTATTAATGGTTTTGATTTGGCTCAAATGACCCAGGAGGCTTTACAAAATATGCTGCACCAAGAGAGTAGACTTGGATTAAGTAAGCAACCTTCTGCCATGATAACTTGGAAGGACATCTCAAATGTCTATAAATAATCTTACCTGGCTTAAACAAAAAAACTCCTCTCTCTCTCGCTTTCCTTCcctctcactttcttttctaatTCATGATGGTAACTCCTAcctcttgttttgatttttacccTTGAATTCTAGATAAACATCATCTGCAAACATTCATATTAATGTGTAAGTTTGGTGAGACAAACCTATTTTCTCAACTTCAAatatcttaaaatgaaaatatgtaaaacctttaaaatataatatataccatTTTCTTCCCCTCCTAGCCTCCTTCTAGTCACTTCTTTTGAAACCATTAGCCATATATCAGTAACAATAACCTTAAAATCAACTTAGTTGAAAAACAGCTATTTACAAACATAATACTTGTATAGACACACAGCCATAATCAGAATACATTACTTTAcagtctatatatttttttactcttACAATGGAAATTCTATAGGTTAAACAGTCCCTCAAGGAAAACTTAAATGTTTGTGtatatttggtttggttttgataGACTGCTTTCTGACCACAACATACGTACCCAAACAAGCTTCTACTAATATAAAAGTTACGGAATTGTGAGGTAGAAACATTATGACAATTTCTTGGTTTAGGGAAATGTAAGAAAATTAAGCATAGAGAGACTCCAAAGCCAGAGACATTTCAAAAATAGCATGTatgttccccttccttccttcctctctccttctttccctcccttcttcctttcttccttccttccttccctccctatttccttgtttctcttccttgtcttcctcccctcctctcccctccctttcccatccctccctccctccctctcttccttccttccttctttttttcctcttcccttgctttcttctttcctccttcctttcctccttccttccttttcttcctaccttcctcttcccttctctcctcttttcttccttcttcccaaaCATTTTCAATTCTCTATCATTTGCCTGCCACTCTGTTTGCTGTTGCTGTAATTAGTAGTGCTCAGAAGTGACTCTTAATAAAGTTACAATAATACAGCATGGTTACCTAATGCAATGTTTAACCTAAAAATTTGGAAGTGTTTCTTCTTAAAGTTTAAATTGGTCTTGTAAGGACTTTGCTCCCGTGAACTctgttctttccctccctcctgctaAATGACTGCTCTGACCTGGTATTCTGCTCCTATTAGTTCTGTGAATCATCTTCGCCTCAGCATTTCCCCAGTCCTGACACATGGACAGAAAGACATCCCTTGGCAAACATTCAATCTAGTGcaacaaacaaatgaatcaaGCCTCAGACTTTGTCATTTtacttggattttgttttttttacatttttgctaaTACAGTTTTACATCTAAAGTCCCAGTTAAGCAACTCTTCATTTGGTCCTGCAAAGAGAGTGTCTCGTCGAATAGTATATAGGAGGTTCCTTTACATTATATAGATAGCTGCGTTAGGAACTTTCACATAAAAACAGATTATTTACCAATAGAGAAATTTCAAAGGCAAGTATACACACCTTTCTACCAAAACACTCTCGGCAAAAGCACTCTCAGATGGTGCCATATATGACAAAACGAGGGAAAGTTGAATTAACATGTCAGAGGTTTTCTTCAGTCCTATCATGAGTTGTTTTGGTGGCCATAAGGTCAACAAAACACTCTCCCTGCCTTTTCCAGGCTCCGCTAAAGTTGCAGCCAGCATCACTTGAGCACACTCAGTCAATGAGGCAGCTGAATAAGATGCCCCCGAGTTGCCATAGAAACTGGAGGAAGCATAGAAGCACCTTCTCCTGCACACTCTTTAATTTCATCTGAGTGACTTTGTttaagaaccaaaaataaaaagtgcacAAGGATGTAATTATATAAAAAGCTGTGTTCGATTATAAATACAGTATGTACTTTTGCCTCAGTCTACAGCTCACTTCTCCCTTCCATTTCAAGACATTTGAACCATTCAAGGAGGAGTCTTCACTTCAGTTTTAATTGAAATGAGGCCCAGATTTACCAAGACAGGGGAGCGAGACTTTCTGCCTTTCTATCTTTCCCTGGTTCACATTTGACGTCTGCATGTGGAGTCTTTTCTAACAAAGTCTGTTTCCAGGGGATCTTCATATCAGGCCATCTGGGTTCACCAGGCTTACTGAAATTGCTCTGCCTTTTGGCATTTGCAGTCTAAAACATTCTATAGGTTTATGATCATTTTGcaggataaataaaaagaggTGGACAGGAGAATGCCAAAAAAG
Protein-coding sequences here:
- the LOC105469072 gene encoding inward rectifier potassium channel 2, producing the protein MGSVRTNRYSIVSSEEDGMKLATMAVANGFGNGKSKVHTRQQCRSRFVKKDGHCNVQFINVGEKGQRYLADIFTTCVDIRWRWMLVIFCLAFVLSWLFFGCVFWLIALLHGDLDASKEGKACVSEVNSFTAAFLFSIETQTTIGYGFRCVTDECPIAVFMVVFQSIVGCIIDAFIIGAVMAKMAKPKKRNETLVFSHNAVIAMRDGKLCLMWRVGNLRKSHLVEAHVRAQLLKSRITSEGEYIPLDQIDINVGFDSGIDRIFLVSPITIVHEIDEDSPLYDLSKQDIDNADFEIVVILEGMVEATAMTTQCRSSYLANEILWGHRYEPVLFEEKHYYKVDYSRFHKTYEVPNTPLCSARDLAEKKYILSNANSFCYENEVALTSKEEDDSENGVPESTSTDTPPDIDLHNQASVPLEPRPLRRESEI